TTTCTCAAATTCTTTTAGTCAGCGTTAGCCCGATACCAGTCAATGGTATTTTTTAAACCCTGTTTCAATTGGGTTTGGGCGGTAAAACCAAATCGTTCTTTTGCTCGTTGTGTATCTAAACAGCGTCGGGGTTGACCGTTAGGTTTATCGGTTTCCCAGATAATTTCGCCGTCAAAGTTCATAAGCTCACAGATTAGTTCCACTAGATGTTTAATGGAGATTTCTTCGTTAGTTCCTAAGTTCACTGGGTCGGGATCATCATAACTTTGGGTTGCCATGACAATACCACGAGCCGCGTCGGTGGAGTAAAGAAATTCTCGGGTGGGGCTGCCATCTCCCCAAACTGGTAGGGTTTTTTCTCCTTTTTGTTGGGCTTCGTGAACTTTGCGAATGAGGGCGGGAATAACATGAGAGCTTTCAGGATTAAAATTGTCTTCGGGGCCATAAAGATTCACTGGCAGTAAATAGATGCCATTAAACCCATATTGCTGTCGATAGGCTTGTAGTTGGACGAGTAGGGCTTTTTTGGCGATACCATAGGGGGCGTTAGTTTCTTCGGGATAACCATTCCAGAGATCATCTTCTTGGAAGGGAACGGGGGTAAATTTGGGATAGGCGCAAATGGTGCCTACACAAACAAATTTTTCCACACCTGCTTCATAGGCGGCGTGAATGAGTTGAGTTCCCATCATTAGGTTATCGTAGAAGAGTTCGGCAGGTTTTTCGCGGTTTAAGCCAATTCCTCCGACATGGGCAGCGAGATGAATAATAATATCTTGCTGTTGGGAAACATTTTGGCAAGTTTGGAGGTTGCGGAGGTCTTGATCGCGCGATCGCGGCACGGAAATTTTCTCTCGTTGCGCCCCAGCTTGCACCAATTGCTCAATTACTTGACGACCTAAAAAACCAGCCCCACCGGTGACAACAATCCGTTTATTACTTAAATCAAGCATAATCTTCCTTCCTTCAAAAAAAATCCCCACCCACGTTTTGGTGAGGAGGGTATCACTTAATAAGACATAGAGCCAACATTTTGTCGAATATAGGCGTTGTCTTTCACTCGTTTACGCCCTTCTGTTTCAGGAGGAGTCAGCCCTAGCGCTTCTAAGTCTGCATCCACCATCAACATTACTAATTCTTCAAAATTTACGGAAGGTTGCCAATTGAGTTGTTTTTTGGTTTTGGCGGGATCACCGATGAGAAGTTCCACTTCCGCAGGACGCAAATACCGTTCATCAAAGCGAACGTAATCTTCCCAGTTTAAATCCACATAACCAAAGGCGAGTTCCAGAAATTCTCGCACGGAATGGGTTTCTCCAGTGGCGACCACATAATCATCGGGTTGATCTTGTTGTAACATTAGCCACATGGCTTGCACATAATCCTTGGCATAGCCCCAGTCTCGTTTTGCATCAAGATTCCCCATGTAGAGGAACTTTTGTTGATTAGCAATGATACGCGCGATCGCGCGAGTAATTTTCCGAGTAACAAAGGTTTCTCCTCGTCGTGGACTCTCATGATTAAACAAAATCCCATTACAAGCAAACAGATCATAAGATTCGCGATAATTCACCGTTTGCCAGTGAGAATACACTTTGGCACAAGCATAAGGGCTACGAGGATAAAAGGGCGTGGTTTCCTTTTGGGGAATTTCTTGCACCTTCCCGAACATTTCCGAGGAACCAGCTTGATAAAATCTCACCTGCACCCCTGTACGATGTTGATAATCACGGATTGCCTCTAAAAGCCGTAATGTCCCCATAGCAACAGTATCTACCGTATATTCTGGAGAATCAAAACTTACTCGCACATGAGACTGCGCCCCCAGATTATAAATCTCAACTGGTTTGATTGCTTCTAAAAGTCGTCTTAGGGTAGTGCCATCGGTTAAATCCCCATAATGGAGAAATAACTCTGCATCCTCTTGGTGAGGATCAACATAAACGTGATCAATGCGATCTGTATTAAAAGTGGAAGTACGGCGGATAATGCCATGAACTTCATAACCTTTGCTTAATAGGAGTTCACTTAAATAAGAGCCATCTTGACCCGTAATTCCTGTAATTAATGCTACTTTTTTATCAGTCATACTTGATAACTATACTTTGGTTTTTATATTCCCAATTGCTTGGAAAAAAGTGTCACCGCACCCCAATAACTCTAATACTGACCCAAAAATCCAGCTATGAGTTCCCAAAAATGAACATTTATCATAACTTACCAAAGTTTCCTAGACTATGATTAATGAGGCAAAAAACCTAGTAACTTAATTTCAATGCTGGAAACTTCTTCTTCCTGGTGTGGTTGGGTCAAACTCACTTATCAATTTTGTAATGATCGAACCAAACCTGTCGCCACTTACGCTCAAGCTCCCTATAAACTTCAACGCCCATTTTATCCCCAAACAAAAACTATTTGTTATACTACCATTCTTCATACAGCAGGGGGAATGGTGGGGGGAGATCAGCTTTCTCAATCTATTCAATTACAGCCTAAAACTCATGCAGTGATTACTACTGCTGCGGCTAGTAAAGTATATCGCAGTAACGGCTTAAATGTCACTCAACAAGCAGAAATAGATATTGATCAAGATGCTTGCTTAGAGTACCTTCCCCGAGAGACCATCCTGTTTGAGGGAGCGCAATCTCGTCAAAAAATTCAAGTTAATCTTGGCACTAATGCGAGTTATCTAGGTTGGGATATTCTTCGGTTTGGTCGTTCTGCAAGAGGGGAAAAATTCTTGCGAGGAGAGTGGCGATCGCGCACCGAAATTTGGCAAAATCAACAATTAATTTGGGTTGATTCCCCCTATTTACCAGCAAGTCCAGAAATTTGGAACAGTCCTCATGGATTAGCTGGCTATCCCTTGGTAGGAACGTTGGTCTGGGTGGGAAAGCCTGTGTCTGAGGAAATGATCGCACAAGTGCGAAACTTGTGGCAAGAAATGGAGACAACAGGAGAAGCGGGAACGACACAATTAACCTCAGGGTTGTTATGTCGTTATCGAGGAAATTCCCGTGCAGAGGTGATAAACTGGTTTATTAATATTTGGCGGTTAATCCGTCAATGGAATGGACAAGTAGCGCCTGTTACGCCTCGGGTTTGGCAGGTTTAATTGTACTGTAGTTTTTTTTCATTGGGTTTTCTATGCAACTCTCACCTCAAGAAAAAGATAAATTATCCATTTTTACCGTTGGCTTATTAGCAGAAAGACGAAAGGAAAAAGGCTTAAAACTGAACTATCCTGAAGCGGTTGCTTATATTTCTGCTGCCCTGTTAGAAGGGGCGCGAGAAGGGCGGACAGTGGCTGATTTAATGAGTTATGGCAAAACGTTACTCTCACGAGAAGATGTGATGGAAGGTATTCCTGAAATGGTAGATGAAGTGCAGGTAGAAGCCACATTTCCTGATGGAACAAAATTAGTGACAGTTCATAATCCCATTGTTTAATATTTTGTCCTTTGTTTTTAGTCCTTCGTCCTTTGTTGTTTGTAAACCAATGACTGTTGTTAGTCCTTCGTCCTTTGTCCTTTGTTGTTTGTAAACCAATGACTAATGACCAATGACCAATGACTAATGACTAATGACTAATGACTAATGACCAATGACTAATGACCAATGACTAATGACTAATGACCAATGACTAATAACATCCACCAACTAAGAAACACTATATCAAGTAGAAAAAGTTAATCATGATTCCAGGAGAAATGCAGATTCAGGATGGGGAAATTGAACTCAATGCCGGTCGTTCTTTATTATCCCTGACAGTTGCCAATAGCGGTGATCGTCCCATTCAAGTTGGTTCACATTTTCATTTTTATGAAGTTAATTCGGCATTACAATTTGACCGCGAAGCCACCAAAGGAATGCGTTTAAATTTGCCAGCAGGAACAGCGATTCGATTTGAACCCGGAGATGAACGAGAGGTAGAATTAGTCGCGATCGCGGGTCAACGTGAAATTTACGGCTTTAATGGTAGAGTCAATGGTAGCGTTAATGCTTAGACAATCACCCCAAAGGATAATTTGATAGGATAAGCCAAGAGATTGGAAGTGAATTTCAGGAATGAGTGAGCGGGAAGAGGAATTTAAGCAGGCTTATGAAAAAGGCAAAATTGCCTTAGAGAGAGGACGGTATCAAACCAGCATTAACGAACTGGAAAAAGCAAAACAGCTAATTAATCCTCAATCGAAACAAGGAGGAGAAGTTCGGATTTGGTTAGTCAATGCTTATCAAGCTGCTAATCAAAGTGAACGCGCGATCGCGCTTTGTCAAAGTTTAGTTAAACATCCCTCCCCAGAAATCCGCAAACAAAGTGAACGAATCCTGTATATTTTGCAAGC
This window of the Euhalothece natronophila Z-M001 genome carries:
- a CDS encoding GDP-L-fucose synthase family protein; translated protein: MLDLSNKRIVVTGGAGFLGRQVIEQLVQAGAQREKISVPRSRDQDLRNLQTCQNVSQQQDIIIHLAAHVGGIGLNREKPAELFYDNLMMGTQLIHAAYEAGVEKFVCVGTICAYPKFTPVPFQEDDLWNGYPEETNAPYGIAKKALLVQLQAYRQQYGFNGIYLLPVNLYGPEDNFNPESSHVIPALIRKVHEAQQKGEKTLPVWGDGSPTREFLYSTDAARGIVMATQSYDDPDPVNLGTNEEISIKHLVELICELMNFDGEIIWETDKPNGQPRRCLDTQRAKERFGFTAQTQLKQGLKNTIDWYRANAD
- the gmd gene encoding GDP-mannose 4,6-dehydratase encodes the protein MTDKKVALITGITGQDGSYLSELLLSKGYEVHGIIRRTSTFNTDRIDHVYVDPHQEDAELFLHYGDLTDGTTLRRLLEAIKPVEIYNLGAQSHVRVSFDSPEYTVDTVAMGTLRLLEAIRDYQHRTGVQVRFYQAGSSEMFGKVQEIPQKETTPFYPRSPYACAKVYSHWQTVNYRESYDLFACNGILFNHESPRRGETFVTRKITRAIARIIANQQKFLYMGNLDAKRDWGYAKDYVQAMWLMLQQDQPDDYVVATGETHSVREFLELAFGYVDLNWEDYVRFDERYLRPAEVELLIGDPAKTKKQLNWQPSVNFEELVMLMVDADLEALGLTPPETEGRKRVKDNAYIRQNVGSMSY
- a CDS encoding urease accessory protein UreD; amino-acid sequence: MLETSSSWCGWVKLTYQFCNDRTKPVATYAQAPYKLQRPFYPQTKTICYTTILHTAGGMVGGDQLSQSIQLQPKTHAVITTAAASKVYRSNGLNVTQQAEIDIDQDACLEYLPRETILFEGAQSRQKIQVNLGTNASYLGWDILRFGRSARGEKFLRGEWRSRTEIWQNQQLIWVDSPYLPASPEIWNSPHGLAGYPLVGTLVWVGKPVSEEMIAQVRNLWQEMETTGEAGTTQLTSGLLCRYRGNSRAEVINWFINIWRLIRQWNGQVAPVTPRVWQV
- the ureA gene encoding urease subunit gamma gives rise to the protein MQLSPQEKDKLSIFTVGLLAERRKEKGLKLNYPEAVAYISAALLEGAREGRTVADLMSYGKTLLSREDVMEGIPEMVDEVQVEATFPDGTKLVTVHNPIV
- a CDS encoding urease subunit beta, with the protein product MIPGEMQIQDGEIELNAGRSLLSLTVANSGDRPIQVGSHFHFYEVNSALQFDREATKGMRLNLPAGTAIRFEPGDEREVELVAIAGQREIYGFNGRVNGSVNA
- the bamD gene encoding outer membrane protein assembly factor BamD → MSEREEEFKQAYEKGKIALERGRYQTSINELEKAKQLINPQSKQGGEVRIWLVNAYQAANQSERAIALCQSLVKHPSPEIRKQSERILYILQAPVLKRPEEWLTKIPDLSQISEDKEKTIGSRPAGNPKPRRPRKLPEPEPIDPSEIKTKDNQFIWVALLAILASLFLLG